A window from Dioscorea cayenensis subsp. rotundata cultivar TDr96_F1 chromosome 10, TDr96_F1_v2_PseudoChromosome.rev07_lg8_w22 25.fasta, whole genome shotgun sequence encodes these proteins:
- the LOC120270970 gene encoding uncharacterized protein LOC120270970 has translation MARFSLWRIMAIAILLFVMVEAQPYKPKQVKCKDKNGYPMCRGSKFTCPAACPRSCMADCELCRAVCSCDKGGAVCQDPRFIGGDGITFYFHGRKDKDFCLLSDSNLHINAHFIGRRNPEMKRDFTWVQSILVLFEDHQLYIRAQKTSTWDDAEDHLAISFDSEPIVLPREEDAKWQTSALSIVRSSSANAITVEAEGKFKITASVVPVTEEESRVHNYGIKADDCFAHLELGFKFYSLTSHVHGVLGQTYREGYVSRVKMSSDMPIMSGEHKFLASGLYATDCAVARFVRGPPAGTAGQLSELADITCSSGVSGRGIICKK, from the exons ATGGCAAGGTTTTCATTGTGGAGAATTATGGCAATAGCCATCCTCCTCTTTGTCATGGTGGAGGCTCAACCATACAAGCCCAAGCAAGTGAAGTGCAAAGATAAGAATGGTTATCCAATGTGCCGTGGCAGCAAGTTCACCTGCCCAGCTGCTTGTCCCAGGTCCTGCATGGCTGATTGTGAACTCTGTCGTGCAGTCTGCA GTTGTGACAAGGGTGGTGCGGTGTGCCAAGACCCACGTTTCATCGGTGGTGATGGCATAACCTTCTACTTCCATGGCCGGAAAGACAAGGATTTCTGCCTGCTCTCAGACTCCAACCTCCACATCAACGCTCACTTCATTGGCCGAAGGAACCCAGAGATGAAAAGAGACTTCACTTGGGTTCAATCCATCTTGGTTCTTTTTGAGGACCACCAGCTCTACATCAGAGCTCAGAAGACCTCAACCTGGGATGATGCCGAGGACCACCTCGCCATTTCCTTTGACAGTGAGCCCATTGTTCTCCCAAGGGAGGAAGATGCAAAGTGGCAGACATCAGCACTGTCCATTGTTAGGTCCAGCAGCGCCAATGCCATCACAGTGGAAGCTGAAGGAAAGTTCAAGATCACTGCCAGTGTGGTTCCTGTAACTGAAGAAGAGTCAAGAGTGCACAACTATGGCATCAAGGCTGATGACTGTTTTGCCCATCTTGAGCTTGGGTTCAAGTTCTATTCTCTCACCAGCCATGTGCATGGTGTTCTTGGTCAAACTTACAGAGAAGGGTATGTTAGCAGAGTGAAGATGTCATCTGATATGCCCATCATGAGCGGTGAGCATAAGTTCTTGGCGTCCGGTCTCTATGCCACTGATTGTGCTGTTGCACGGTTCGTGCGAGGCCCGCCGGCCGGGACAGCCGGCCAGTTGTCGGAGCTGGCTGATATAACTTGCAGTAGCGGAGTTAGTGGCCGCGGGATTATTTGCAAGAAGTAG
- the LOC120270711 gene encoding uncharacterized protein LOC120270711, which produces MAADGNGGNKGGKNGNNNGNNGNNGKGNGNGNGNNNGNGNGNGKGNGNGNGNGNGNGNDGGGNSGGGDNGGGNSGGGNNGGGNNGGGNNGGGGTKTVKCDRKMYPYCSGQQHCPPSCPGSCFIDCKACKPVCYCDKPGGVCQDPRFVGGDGITFYFHGEKDKDFCLLSDSHLHINGHFIGRRNAEMKRDFTWVQSIAVLFHSHKLYVGAKKTSIWNSAEDHLIISLNGEQVLLPTEEGAKWQAPTEPTVTITRSIDANGVIVEVDGMFKVQANVVPITEEESRVHHYGVTADDCFAHLELAFKFNSLTQEVDGVLGQTYKDNYVSRVKMSSSMPLMGGVDKFSSSGLYTTDCAVARFNGGGEGIIAMATELANVIKCGSDINGHGIVCKK; this is translated from the exons ATGGCTGCAGATGGTAATGGAGGGAATAAGGGAGGAAAGAATGGCAATAACAATGGCAATAATGGCAATAATGGCAAAGGCAATGGGAATGGAAATGGCAATAACAATGGCAACGGAAATGGCAATGGCAAAGGCAATGGCAATGgaaatggaaatggaaatgGCAATGGCAATGATGGTGGAGGCAACTCAGGAGGTGGCGACAATGGTGGAGGCAACTCAGGAGGTGGCAACAATGGTGGTGGTAATAACGGGGGCGGCAACAATGGTGGCGGTGGAACGAAAACAGTGAAGTGCGACAGGAAGATGTACCCTTACTGCAGCGGGCAACAACATTGCCCACCTTCCTGCCCAGGATCCTGTTTCATAGATTGCAAAGCCTGCAAGCCTGTCTGCT ATTGTGACAAACCAGGTGGTGTATGCCAAGACCCACGTTTCGTAGGTGGTGATGGCATCACCTTCTACTTCCACGGAGAGAAGGACAAGGACTTCTGCTTGCTCTCAGACTCCCACCTCCACATCAATGGCCACTTCATTGGACGCCGGAACGCTGAGATGAAGCGTGACTTCACCTGGGTGCAATCAATCGCCGTCCTGTTCCACAGCCACAAACTCTACGTCGGAGCTAAAAAGACCTCAATATGGAACAGTGCAGAGGACCATCTCATCATCTCTTTGAATGGAGAGCAAGTCTTATTACCCACAGAGGAAGGTGCCAAATGGCAAGCACCCACTGAGCCAACAGTGACCATAACCCGTTCAATTGATGCTAATGGAGTTATAGTGGAGGTTGATGGGATGTTCAAAGTCCAGGCCAACGTGGTACCTATCACCGAGGAGGAGTCACGAGTGCACCACTATGGGGTTACTGCTGATGATTGCTTCGCCCACCTTGAGCTTGCATTCAAGTTCAACTCACTCACTCAAGAAGTGGATGGTGTGCTGGGTCAGACCTACAAAGACAACTATGTTAGCAGAGTCAAGATGAGTTCCAGCATGCCATTAATGGGTGGTGTGGATAAGTTCTCATCCTCCGGGCTTTACACCACTGACTGCGCTGTTGCAAGGTTCAATGGTGGCGGTGAGGGCATTATTGCCATGGCCACAGAACTGGCTAATGTGATCAAGTGTGGGAGTGACATTAATGGTCATGGGATCGTTTGCAAGAAGTAA
- the LOC120270920 gene encoding cytochrome P450 94C1, translating to MDSMESMVSSLQTYMSLAFFLFTGVFLIFALALKILRSSPWCSCDVCRAYASSSWTAEFDNLCDWYTHLLRLSPTRTIHIHILGNTITANPDNVEYMLKTRFDNFPKGKHFSTILGDLLGHGIFNVDGDSWRFQRKMASLELGSNSVRSYAARIVSDEVHDRLLPFLSSVAGTGGVIDLQDVFRRFAFDSISKISFGLDRGCLELPVPMSEFAAAFDLATRLSAQRATATWTATWKIKRLFNWGSEKELQRAIRLVNVLAEEVIRQRRKLGFTENHDLLSRFMGSVNEAKYLRDIVISFLLAGRDTVASVLTSFFLELSKNTRVQRAIQDEINRVLRNSSSSCEFDQVVNYEQIKEMHYVHAALYETLRLYPPVQLDSKFCLEDDVLPDGTFVSKNTRVTYHPYAMGRMEDAWGPDCEVFRPERWLCDGVFNPENPFKFPVFQAGLRVCLGKEMAIMQMKTVIVSIVRAFDINAINETSSSRPPKFAPGLTASFASGLMARVSRRTSNDGTCSC from the coding sequence ATGGATTCAATGGAAAGCATGGTCTCAAGTCTTCAGACATACATGTCCTTGGCCTTCTTCTTATTCACTGGTGTTTTTCTCATATTTGCTCTAGCGCTGAAGATCTTGAGGTCGAGCCCATGGTGCAGCTGCGACGTGTGCCGAGCCTACGCGTCGTCGTCGTGGACGGCGGAGTTTGACAATCTCTGTGACTGGTACACGCACTTGCTGCGGCTCTCTCCGACACGCACCATTCACATCCATATCCTCGGAAACACCATCACGGCCAACCCAGACAACGTTGAGTACATGCTCAAGACTCGGTTTGATAACTTCCCCAAAGGCAAGCACTTCTCCACCATCCTCGGTGATCTCCTTGGCCATGGTATCTTTAATGTTGACGGTGATTCATGGCGGTTTCAGAGAAAGATGGCTAGTCTTGAGCTGGGTAGCAACTCCGTCCGATCTTACGCTGCTCGGATTGTGTCCGATGAGGTGCACGACaggcttcttccttttctttcctcCGTCGCCGGCACCGGAGGAGTCATTGACCTTCAAGACGTTTTCCGCCGGTTCGCCTTCGATAGCATAAGCAAGATCTCATTCGGACTCGACCGGGGATGTCTCGAGCTGCCGGTTCCGATGTCGGAGTTCGCTGCGGCATTTGACCTTGCCACGAGACTCTCCGCACAGCGGGCGACAGCAACGTGGACGGCAACGTGGAAAATCAAACGGTTGTTCAACTGGGGATCTGAGAAGGAGCTCCAGCGTGCTATCCGACTTGTTAACGTCTTAGCGGAAGAGGTGATAAGACAGAGGAGAAAACTCGGGTTCACAGAGAACCATGATCTACTATCCAGATTCATGGGCTCGGTCAACGAGGCCAAATACCTCCGTGACATAGTCATCAGCTTCTTACTCGCCGGGCGCGACACGGTCGCATCAGTTTTGACCAGCTTCTTCTTGGAACTATCAAAGAACACGCGCGTTCAGCGCGCGATACAGGACGAGATCAACCGTGTTTTGAGGAACTCGAGCTCGAGCTGCGAGTTCGACCAGGTGGTGAACTACGAGCAAATCAAGGAGATGCACTACGTGCACGCGGCGCTTTACGAGACCTTAAGGCTTTACCCACCCGTGCAGCTCGATTCCAAGTTCTGCTTGGAGGACGATGTGCTCCCAGATGGCACGTTCGTCAGCAAGAACACGAGGGTCACGTACCACCCCTACGCGATGGGCCGGATGGAAGACGCGTGGGGTCCCGATTGTGAGGTGTTCCGTCCCGAGCGTTGGCTTTGTGACGGTGTTTTCAATCCCGAGAACCCGTTCAAGTTCCCTGTTTTCCAGGCCGGGCTTCGAGTGTGCCTAGGCAAAGAGATGGCTATCATGCAGATGAAGACAGTGATCGTGTCCATTGTTCGAGCATTTGACATCAATGCCATTAATGAAACCAGCAGCAGCCGACCCCCCAAGTTCGCACCAGGCCTTACAGCATCCTTTGCCTCCGGTCTTATGGCCCGCgtgagccgtagaacctccaaCGATGGCACTTGCTCATGCTAG